The following coding sequences are from one Leptolyngbyaceae cyanobacterium window:
- the sbcC gene encoding exonuclease subunit SbcC: MIPLQLTLTNFLSYRKATLDFRGLHTACICGANGAGKSSLLEAITWALWGESRAGTEDDVIHTGADEVNVDFTFKNQDVTYRVIRARRRGGGAALEFQVETPTGFKALTERGMRSTQQLILDHLKLDYETFINSAYLRQGRADEFMLKKPSERKEILADLLKLNQYENLAEQAKDMSKHFKGQADQLEQNLASIKVQLQQRESIAQEKATVEHHLSILRQAQLEDTERLQELQGMQHQRQSLEQQLTWHQQQYQNLIQDCDRLQQDLANLQQQQHKLEVLLQQEGEISAGYAHFQYLQTQEEAFSGKFKDNQTAILSRRQLEQQQQQAINQLNIQLEKAKSELDILGRQEQEFQQVLNQTGEVEAALAQFQQARIRLNQMDELQLQVSPLLQQRQKLQTQVERAQARLGARLEEIQASVSQLVSSQRRQPQLQQAVMEVEIQIEDLEKKRVRQQRVQEKGLERRSFVERLQENQREFEKQLGELTQKIQMLQTPDAICPLCDRPLDEHHWNRVVHKTQAEQKDVQDQFWVVREQLAVSERELQVLRAEYKQLSQELALYDSLREQKGQLQAQLTATGDVETRLQQMVAESNQIERSLQMGDYATDVQEELRYLEQQLQQLNYDEKNHALARNEVERWRWAEIKQAEIKNAQRRQAQIVARKPEILGQIAVLEQKISEISTNSEFSRQLAAIDRQIAEIGYDLDRHNSIRKSLRQAQSWQLRYQELSQAQQQYPQLCQRFQELLQVLEVREGDRSLLNTQLEVIVKQLETMPDSSGEIQYLEQQIFARRTQLDEQLATLGRLQQQSNQLDALQTQYDREHKQLTECRKKHRVYEELGKAFGKHGIQTLMIENILPQLEAETNGILARLSGNQLHVQFVTQKSSRSGRASKRASKLIDTLDILIADARGTRAYETYSGGEAFRINFAIRLALARLLAQRAGTALQMLIVDEGFGTQDQDGCDRLIAAINAIASDFACILTVTHMPSFKEAFQARIEVAKTQNGSQLSLSM, from the coding sequence ATGATTCCCCTGCAACTGACTCTGACTAACTTTCTCAGCTATCGTAAAGCAACCCTGGATTTTCGGGGGCTGCATACGGCTTGTATTTGTGGTGCCAATGGCGCGGGTAAGTCTTCTTTGTTGGAGGCGATTACTTGGGCGCTGTGGGGTGAAAGCCGTGCTGGAACTGAAGATGATGTGATCCACACGGGTGCGGATGAAGTAAATGTTGATTTTACTTTCAAGAATCAAGATGTTACTTATCGGGTAATTCGTGCCCGTCGGCGGGGTGGTGGGGCGGCTTTAGAATTTCAAGTGGAAACCCCGACTGGTTTTAAGGCTTTGACTGAACGGGGAATGCGATCGACTCAGCAGTTAATCTTAGATCACCTGAAGTTAGATTACGAAACTTTTATTAATTCAGCTTACCTGCGTCAGGGACGAGCAGACGAGTTCATGCTCAAAAAGCCTAGCGAACGAAAGGAAATTTTAGCCGATCTGCTGAAGTTAAATCAATATGAAAATTTGGCGGAACAAGCCAAAGATATGTCTAAACATTTTAAGGGACAAGCAGATCAGTTAGAGCAGAATTTGGCATCGATTAAAGTACAATTGCAGCAGCGGGAATCGATCGCGCAAGAAAAAGCAACGGTAGAACATCACCTATCTATACTGCGACAAGCTCAATTAGAAGATACGGAACGGCTGCAAGAGTTACAAGGAATGCAGCATCAGCGCCAAAGTTTGGAACAACAACTAACTTGGCATCAGCAACAATATCAGAATTTGATTCAAGATTGCGATCGCCTTCAGCAAGATTTAGCCAATCTCCAACAACAACAGCACAAGTTAGAAGTTCTCCTGCAACAAGAAGGGGAAATTTCGGCTGGATATGCTCATTTCCAATATCTACAAACACAAGAAGAGGCTTTTTCTGGAAAATTTAAGGATAATCAAACCGCGATTCTCTCCCGACGACAACTCGAACAGCAACAACAGCAAGCTATCAATCAGTTAAATATCCAATTGGAAAAGGCAAAATCCGAACTGGATATTTTAGGAAGACAAGAACAGGAATTTCAACAAGTTCTCAATCAAACTGGGGAAGTAGAAGCAGCTTTGGCGCAATTCCAGCAGGCGCGAATTCGTCTCAATCAAATGGATGAGTTACAGTTGCAGGTATCTCCTTTGCTGCAACAACGTCAAAAATTACAAACTCAAGTCGAACGTGCTCAAGCTAGACTAGGTGCGAGATTAGAAGAAATTCAGGCTTCTGTTTCTCAATTGGTTTCTTCACAGCGACGCCAACCGCAATTGCAGCAAGCGGTGATGGAAGTTGAAATTCAAATTGAGGATTTGGAGAAAAAACGAGTCCGTCAACAAAGAGTGCAGGAGAAAGGACTCGAAAGGCGTAGTTTTGTGGAACGTCTCCAAGAAAATCAACGGGAATTTGAAAAACAATTGGGGGAATTGACGCAGAAAATCCAAATGCTGCAAACGCCTGATGCTATTTGTCCATTATGCGATCGTCCGCTTGACGAACACCACTGGAACCGCGTTGTACATAAAACTCAAGCTGAACAAAAAGATGTTCAAGATCAGTTTTGGGTGGTGAGAGAACAGTTAGCGGTTTCTGAGCGAGAACTACAGGTTTTAAGGGCTGAATATAAGCAATTATCTCAAGAATTGGCGCTTTATGATTCTTTGCGGGAACAAAAGGGACAGTTGCAAGCTCAGTTAACGGCGACTGGTGATGTAGAAACTCGCTTACAACAAATGGTAGCGGAAAGTAATCAAATTGAGCGATCGCTACAAATGGGAGACTACGCCACCGATGTACAAGAAGAATTGCGATATCTCGAACAACAATTGCAACAACTTAATTATGATGAGAAGAATCATGCTTTAGCGCGAAATGAGGTTGAGCGTTGGCGTTGGGCAGAAATTAAACAGGCAGAGATTAAGAATGCTCAACGGCGACAAGCGCAGATAGTAGCTAGAAAGCCAGAAATTTTAGGGCAAATTGCGGTTTTAGAACAAAAGATATCGGAAATTAGCACAAATTCAGAATTTTCTCGCCAGTTGGCTGCGATCGATCGCCAAATTGCGGAAATCGGTTACGATCTCGATCGCCACAACTCGATCCGCAAGTCATTGCGTCAAGCTCAATCTTGGCAATTGCGATATCAGGAGTTATCCCAAGCGCAACAGCAATATCCCCAGCTTTGTCAGCGTTTCCAAGAGTTGCTGCAAGTTTTGGAAGTGCGGGAGGGCGATCGTTCGCTGCTTAATACACAACTTGAGGTAATTGTCAAACAATTAGAGACAATGCCCGATAGTTCTGGGGAAATTCAATATTTGGAACAACAAATATTTGCTCGGCGCACTCAATTGGATGAGCAGTTAGCCACCTTGGGGCGTTTGCAACAGCAATCAAATCAACTGGATGCCCTGCAAACTCAATACGATCGCGAACACAAGCAACTTACTGAGTGTCGAAAAAAACATCGCGTTTACGAAGAATTGGGTAAAGCTTTTGGTAAGCACGGTATCCAAACTCTGATGATAGAGAACATTTTACCCCAATTGGAAGCGGAAACTAACGGTATTCTGGCCCGATTAAGCGGTAACCAATTGCACGTTCAATTCGTGACTCAAAAATCCAGTCGCAGCGGTCGCGCTTCCAAGAGAGCGTCTAAACTAATTGATACCTTGGACATTTTGATCGCCGATGCGCGGGGTACTCGTGCTTATGAAACTTATTCAGGAGGCGAAGCTTTTCGGATTAATTTTGCGATTCGCCTAGCTTTAGCGAGATTATTGGCGCAACGTGCAGGTACAGCGCTGCAAATGCTGATTGTCGATGAAGGATTCGGAACGCAAGATCAGGATGGATGCGATCGCTTGATTGCTGCGATAAATGCGATCGCATCGGATTTCGCCTGCATCCTCACCGTCACCCATATGCCATCCTTTAAAGAAGCATTCCAAGCACGGATCGAAGTTGCCAAAACTCAAAATGGTTCTCAATTGAGTTTATCGATGTAA
- a CDS encoding cyclic nucleotide-binding domain-containing protein produces the protein MEKVLFILGELSDDDIDWMLQKGKREEIPADTVLIQEGQPIDNIYLILEGTMSVSVAAFKNKEIARISSGEIVGEMSFIDSRPPSATVTTLENSLVLSIPRRELATTLQMDMGFASRFYRALGVLLSTRLRDTISHLGYGKNHPLDGEIQEDQLHPTILDNIAIARNRFDWILRHLRDTKI, from the coding sequence ATGGAAAAAGTCCTTTTTATTCTTGGGGAACTCAGTGACGACGATATTGATTGGATGTTACAAAAGGGAAAACGAGAGGAAATACCTGCTGATACTGTATTGATACAAGAAGGGCAACCTATAGATAATATTTACTTGATCCTCGAAGGAACCATGAGCGTTTCCGTAGCAGCTTTTAAAAATAAAGAAATTGCTAGAATATCCAGTGGCGAAATAGTCGGAGAAATGTCATTTATCGACTCCCGTCCGCCTTCTGCTACCGTTACCACTTTAGAAAATTCTCTCGTACTCTCAATTCCTCGCCGAGAATTAGCGACAACCCTACAAATGGATATGGGATTTGCTTCTCGTTTTTATCGCGCTTTAGGTGTTTTGCTTTCTACTAGATTACGCGATACTATTAGTCACCTTGGTTATGGTAAAAATCATCCTCTAGACGGAGAAATCCAAGAAGACCAACTTCATCCGACTATTCTTGATAATATTGCCATTGCTAGAAACCGATTTGATTGGATACTCCGACACCTAAGAGATACTAAAATTTAA